One Ferribacterium limneticum genomic window, TGACCGTGGGAATGCTCATTTATCGCTCGGCGGTAGCCACTTCAGCCGCCGGAACGCCCATTCCGTCAGCCACAGGCTGAAATAGGTCGCGAACCACGCGAAGATCGTGTCGGACAGGAAGTGTCCGCCTGCGGTCATGCGCACCACGGCAAGCAGCGTGGCGGTGGCGAGGCTGGCCAGCAGCCAGCGTCGCCGTACCGCCGGCGCACCCAGCCAGCCAAAGGCCATGACGAAGGCGGCGGTGGCGACATGGCCGCTGACGAAGGAGCAATTCTTCGGGCACTGGTCGGTCGGCACGAAGGCCGGGGTGAATTTTAACGGGCCGTTGAATTCAGCCACCGTCGCCGGGCGAGCCCGGTGCCAGCCATCCTTGAGCGTGGCATCGACGAGTAGCACCGGTCCGAGCAGCGCCGCAGCGAGCAGGAAACCGAAGGTCGTCCGCCGGGCATGCAGCCAGCTCAGGCGTTTGATGGTGCCCAGCAGCAGGCCGCCGGCGAGGATGACGAGCAACGCCTGTCCGACACGCGGCGTGCCGCGGTAGAGCAGTTCGAACAGCGGCCAGTTGCCGCCGGAAAACGCCCATTTGCCGTCGTGGTAGAAAACCCGGCTGGCAGCCAGGTCGATCTCCGGAAACCCGACGAAGAGCACCGCCAGCAGCGCAAACACGACGCCGGCGACGCGAAGCTCAATAGCCCTTGAAGTCATGCAGCAGGTAAACATCCATGTCGCGGCTGTTCGTCGCGTCGAGCGGCGCTTTCAGCGTGGCCAGTTTTTCGATGCGGGCGAAGCGCGGGGCGAAATCGGCGCCTGGCGCGGTGTCGGTGATCAGGAGCGCATCCTTGCCGAGGTAGGGGCGCAGGTCGGTGGTCAGCTTGTAATGGTCGCTGGCGATGCCGGACGGGTTCCAGCTCGCGGCGGCCGGCTTGAGGTCGCGCAGTTCGTAAAGCATATGGGCGAGCAGGGTGCGGTTGTCGGCGACGAGAACGGCGTTCGGGTGAGCCTGGACGACGGGCTTGAGCTGGCGACCCAGTTCATCCCAGCCCATGGCGCGTTTGAACGGGTTCAATTTTGCCTGTTTTTCCGGGTTGACCGTAGCAATCACCTGCGGCCAGTGAAAGACCAGCCCGACGAACAATAGATTGATCGTCAGGCCGCCGATCAGCCACTTTTTCTTTTCGCGCTGCAGCAGCCAGGCGACGGCGGCGATGACGGCCGGCGCAAAGGCAGGCGCCGCCCAGTTGGCATTGGCGCTGCTCTTCATGGCCTGCGCCGAGACGACGATCCACAGCGGCAGCGCAAACCAGAGCAGGAGCCGGGTCCGGTCGTCGCGCCAGCTTTCGCGAACACGGACGAGGAGCAGAACGAAAACGCTGCCGAGCACCGGGCCGAAGGCGATCCACTGCGCCGCCCAGAATTCGCCGAGCGAGGCCAGCCCGCCGCCGGATTGACGGTTCAACGTGATGTCTGCCGTGTGCTTGAGCGTCGGGAAATCGTGGGTGAAATTCCAGACGATGTTTGGCGACAGAATGAGCAGTGCCAGGCCGACCGCCAGCCAGGGCTTGGCCGAGGCCAGCCGTGGCCGATGAAAGGCGAGCAGGAACAGGAAAGCAGCGCCCAGCCACGCCGCCATCGTGTATTTGGAGAGCAGGCCGAGGCCGCAGACCAGCCCGAGCAACAGCCAGTCGCCCCACGAATCGCTGTCCAGCGCGCGCAGGAATGCCCACAGCGCCAGCGCCCAGAA contains:
- a CDS encoding phosphatase PAP2 family protein, giving the protein MTSRAIELRVAGVVFALLAVLFVGFPEIDLAASRVFYHDGKWAFSGGNWPLFELLYRGTPRVGQALLVILAGGLLLGTIKRLSWLHARRTTFGFLLAAALLGPVLLVDATLKDGWHRARPATVAEFNGPLKFTPAFVPTDQCPKNCSFVSGHVATAAFVMAFGWLGAPAVRRRWLLASLATATLLAVVRMTAGGHFLSDTIFAWFATYFSLWLTEWAFRRLKWLPPSDK
- a CDS encoding glycosyltransferase family 39 protein encodes the protein MSLSTVNRKNSVKLLFGLTAALLAWRFWLLPNLGITLYVDEAQYWTWAQHLDWGYFSKPPGVAALIWLSTALFGDGLVGVKALSMLCYPLAAAACWAIARRLYDERVAFWSAIAVLTLPIFSWLGLFVSTDALLTLFWALALWAFLRALDSDSWGDWLLLGLVCGLGLLSKYTMAAWLGAAFLFLLAFHRPRLASAKPWLAVGLALLILSPNIVWNFTHDFPTLKHTADITLNRQSGGGLASLGEFWAAQWIAFGPVLGSVFVLLLVRVRESWRDDRTRLLLWFALPLWIVVSAQAMKSSANANWAAPAFAPAVIAAVAWLLQREKKKWLIGGLTINLLFVGLVFHWPQVIATVNPEKQAKLNPFKRAMGWDELGRQLKPVVQAHPNAVLVADNRTLLAHMLYELRDLKPAAASWNPSGIASDHYKLTTDLRPYLGKDALLITDTAPGADFAPRFARIEKLATLKAPLDATNSRDMDVYLLHDFKGY